The nucleotide window GCTCGAGAGACGCCGATAGGTGAAGGTCGGCAGTGGAGGCGGCGGGCCTCGAACCACCGCGCGTCGCTCGCACGAATCCAGCGCTACGACGGCTTCCGGATCTCGGCCCTGAGCTCGCCCGGCACGTGCGGCCACAGTTCCTCGTGCGCCTCGACCAGCCGCGCGATGTCGGCAAGATCCTTCAGGCGCCTGCTGGGCCGGCGGCCCGCCTCCGACAAGGCTTTGAGCTTCCCCGGAAACGTGTCCTCGAGCGACGCGACACGCATCAGGATCCCGTGCACGTCCGCGGCCACGGCGCGGGCAGGGAACTCGCGGTAGAAGTCCTCGGTGCTGAGCTGCAGGCTGACCGTGGACCGGCCCTTGAAGTCGACCGACCAGGGGAAGCGCTCGTATTCGAAGCCGGCCTGCTCCAGCGTTGCGACCGCCCGCTCGACGTCGGGGTTGACACGACGAAATCCACGTCACGCGTGACCATCGGCTCGCGCGCCCAGTGGTTGACCGCCACGCCCCCGATCGTGCATCAGGGGATGTCGGCACGTTCGAGGGAGTCCACCAGCCGCATGACGTCGTTGGTACCGCCGCCGGTCTGCCAGTCGAAGAACTGCTTGCCAGTCATGTCGCCGAGATCAGTCTACGCCGGCAGGAAGGCCGTCCCGCCGCCGGCGGCGCTTCGTTGCCAAACGTACCCGCACACCTGCTCGGCCAACGCTTCTGAGCGAATCGTGGAGGTCGGCGCCGACGATCTGCTGGAGGTGCCGTGCCCGCGCCTGCAGCAGGGCCTGACGTGCCAGCGCACCAGGGTGACGACGTCTTGGGGAAGGCGTGCGACGATGTGTACACAGCAATAGGATCCGCACGTACTTGCCGGAGCATTTCGCGGATCGCTCGAACCCTCGGCGCGACGAACGGATCACCGGCCTGAGGGCACCCTTGTCCGGCTGCGGACCTCCGCAACCGAGCGGCGTGCCTGCTGAACCGCCACCCGGGTACTACATTTCGAAAGTGAGGACGGAGCCTGCGCGGGCCAGGTGAACCGCCGTGGTGCAATCACTTGCAATTGCAGATCGACGGAACGCGACTCCGGCCGGTGCTGACACCTCGTGCGACGGCTGGATCAGGTCGATCGGAAGGCACCGCACGACAGGCTCGAAGGATCGCGCGTGTCGGTCGCGTCGCCCGAATCGGAGGTCAGGCGGCGGCGTGGGGCCGTTCACATGGCGGGTGCTCCGCTCGTCGAATCCGCGTGTACCTCGGTGCGGAGACGGCGTGCACCGTGATCACCGCGCGCGTTCAACAGGTCGTGCGGTGGCGTCACGTCGTCCAATCCCTGCGAACCGTCAAGTGCGCGGCATGCCGATCCTCGGTCCCTCGAGTCGTGACCTGTGTTCGATCGTTCGAAGAGCCTGCGCAACTCGTGTAGTAGGGTGAGCGCAGAATCCCGATCGGGTCAGATGAGTGCCGACGCGCGCCGATCCCTCTTCCGTGCTCTCGCCGGCGTGCTGCTCGTCGTCGAAGGTCTCTCGTCGGCTTTCAGGTTCGCGCGGTTCGTGTCGATCGCCGCGATCTACCCTCCGGTGGCGATCGCGCTGCTCGTCGGCCGTGCGCTCGTCGGTGCGGCGCTCCTCACGAGCGGTGTGTGGCTCGTGCAGGGCCGGCCCGCGGCGACCGTGCTCGCCCGCGCGGCGCTCCTCGCGTCCGCATCGCTCGCGGTCGCGGAGATCGGCTGGGCGCTGGCGCCGACCAGCATCTTTCCTGCCTACCGCTGGCCCGTTGTCGCGCTCTACTGGCTGTACGCCGTCTCGATGGCGGTGTGGATCGGAAGGGCCGCGGGCGAGAGGTCTTGAGCGCGCCGAATGCCTGCACGGCCGGATGCCGTTGCGGAGCGCCGGACGGCCGATCGACAATCACCAGTCCGCTTCCCGCATCGATCGCCGGATCGCCGCGAGGAAGGAGCCACGTCCGTGCCTGTGCTGATCGAGCGTCCCACCGTCGTGCCGGCCGTCGGTACGAAGCCGAAGCAGATCGAGGAGTACGTCGGCCGCGTGAACTCGGGCCATGCGAGCGTCAGCGTCGCGCGCATGGTGTCGCCGGCCGGATGGACGGAGCCGGGGCAGCGGCCCGAGTTCGAGGAGCTGACGATCGTGCTGCGCGGGATGCTGCGGGTGGAGCACGAGCGCGGCGCGATCGACGTGCACGCCGGGCAGGCCGTCGTCACCCGGCCGGGTGAGTGGGTGCGCTACAGCAGCCCGGCCGAAGGTGGCGCCGAGTATGTCGCCGTGTGCGTGCCCGCGTTCTCGCCCGACACCGTGCATCGCGATGGCTGAAGGTTTTTTGCGCGGCCCGGCGCAACAACCATCTGAACGGTGTCTTATTACGTCTAAGGACACACATCACGACCTCACGTTCGTCGTGAAGCCGTGCGGCGCCGGGCGATCTCCGGGCGGCCGGTCGGGGGCGCGTGCGTGCAGTCGGGCGCTCCGGAGGGTGACGAGCATGCGAAGAGCCAACGGCGCGGCCGTGGTGAGTGCGTTCGTCGTGGCGCTGGTGTTGACGGCGCACGGACAGTCGGTGCCGCCACCGGCAGCAGGCCCTGCGCCGGAAGGCGCGCCAGCGGCGGCGCCGAAACCGTCGCCGCCACCGCCGCCGTCGCCCGCCGCCATCGAGCGGGCCGAACGCGTGCTGGCGGCGGCGCGCGAGGCGCTCGGCGGCACCGCGCTCGCCAACGTCAAGACCGTCGTCGCCGAAGGGCGCACGCGGCGGCTCCGGGGCAACAACATCCAGCCCATCGAGTTCGAGATCTCGATCGAATTGCCGGACAAGTACCTCCGCAAGGACGAGTTCCCCGCCGAGGAGAGCGAACCGGTCGCGACCGGCTTCAACGGCGCCACTCTGATCCAGCCGCCGTCTCCCGCTGCGCCGCCGGGCGCAGCGGCTCGACCGGGCGGACCGCCGCCAGCCGCGGCCCGTCCTGGCGGACCCGCGCCGGGCCGGCCCGGCGGTCCTCCAGGGGGAGGCGCGGGCGCGGCCGTCAAGCAGGACTTCGCGCGCCTCGCGCTCGGCCTGTTCGCCGCGAGCTTCCCGGCGTACCCGCTCACGTTCGGGTACGTGGCCCAGGCGGAGGCGCCGCAGGGCAAGGCCGACGTGCTCGAGGCGCGCGGCGACGGCAACCTCGTGATGCGGCTCTTCGTCCACGCCGAGACGCACCTGCCGATCATGGTGAGCTGGCAGCTTCCGCCGACGAACGTCGTCGTGACGGCGCCGGGGCAGCCGCCGCCGCAGACCGTGGCGCCTGGCGCGGTCGTCGTCACGGCACCCGCGGCGCCGCCGGCCACCGCGACGCAGGAAGAGAAGGACAAGTACGCCAAGGACATCCTGGCGCTGCGCGCGAAAGCGCAGGCCACGCCGGTGGAGCACCGGCTGTACTACGCCGACTATCGGGACGTCGACGGCGTGAAGTTCCCGTTCCGCCTGCGCCGC belongs to Acidobacteriota bacterium and includes:
- a CDS encoding nucleotidyl transferase AbiEii/AbiGii toxin family protein, whose product is MEQAGFEYERFPWSVDFKGRSTVSLQLSTEDFYREFPARAVAADVHGILMRVASLEDTFPGKLKALSEAGRRPSRRLKDLADIARLVEAHEELWPHVPGELRAEIRKPS
- a CDS encoding AraC family ligand binding domain-containing protein yields the protein MPVLIERPTVVPAVGTKPKQIEEYVGRVNSGHASVSVARMVSPAGWTEPGQRPEFEELTIVLRGMLRVEHERGAIDVHAGQAVVTRPGEWVRYSSPAEGGAEYVAVCVPAFSPDTVHRDG